A window of Phragmitibacter flavus contains these coding sequences:
- a CDS encoding M6 family metalloprotease domain-containing protein: MKSVLAGMLAAVALGLSFSTLHAVSASGGESEFLQPDGQKVRLRNAGDEWFHWHETPEGYVVAKDDDGFWKYSQPKLSSAELEPLRHAVVGRVNPGSLGLQKRSLPGRNLIRDQVQALKGKGRSPRRAVKLDELLERSRVGVPTSGSGGNPSSGANPSAASPAAEPQPGGQEAPVGSGPTGPWGRTVKCVVILAAFSDHWDNVNNKVQDAEGRPRGEFIDLFNKTGYSVGGAIGSVKDFYLENSYGEMTIESEVTIWVKLPQTQAWYGDNAHEIAGEQRLKQLALDAINAADAAGFDFSQSDADGDGFVDLLHVIYSGHSEAWSGNPSTAIWPRQWQLEDSITRDGLQLNLFSTSEAIKGSVATSTSIATIGVICHEIGHQFGLPDLYDTSLEYQGVGTWCCMGYGCWGAGSSPGDGRQPVNFSAHCRHLMGFIKPLAVFGSERIDLPDINTNAAAHLVVPMTGTYQQNHEYFLVENRRRVGFDSQLPGDGILIWHILSSEWDNDSSEAVHPAVRLEEAAGGDTLATSRYATAAHLWHGANGLVGGFTDTTGSENTNAMRYQGGRYYTRINSSGSHSKIRMRNFSAASAVMSYDLQTVVPTVLPQSVASANYAVSWNVSSDATAYELQQGIAGTTNLFLDDTESKETFWRSWTTTGLVLRSDAGAFFGSHSYRMAPWDDDVVNFMAGPHSMQLNQDFVLTPTSLISFYVLSHVVVGSGYLSVELSKDGGLTWISIDKIAGYQDSWTAKSYSFASLATKGFVSGDRCLLRLATRMGEVWGWSGYPSYGFAVDYIRMSGIQMPTYHSWAIASYASSAINNRLISNKPVGTYAYRARAMVGGNWQSYSDPVVIERLPTPFETWAAALPAGQRGMLQDADQDGVTNSMEYAFGRQGSSNTAPHDVTQLPVVGSAVFSGGKRLTITLDLPEAPPAEAVYEVQVADDLDVDSWATILSKTGGSDWTGGASVTFEPQAGQRTKFTIYDVVRIDDALLGRRFMRLKVRVPP; the protein is encoded by the coding sequence ATGAAAAGCGTTCTCGCGGGCATGTTGGCAGCAGTGGCGTTGGGGTTGTCCTTTTCGACTCTTCATGCCGTGAGTGCGAGTGGCGGTGAGTCAGAGTTTTTACAACCTGACGGACAAAAGGTGCGGCTTCGCAATGCGGGTGATGAGTGGTTTCATTGGCACGAGACTCCAGAGGGATATGTGGTGGCCAAAGATGACGATGGATTTTGGAAATACAGCCAGCCGAAGTTGTCCTCTGCCGAGTTGGAACCTTTGCGGCACGCGGTGGTTGGACGAGTGAACCCTGGCAGTTTGGGGTTGCAGAAGAGGTCTTTGCCGGGGCGGAATTTGATTCGCGATCAAGTCCAAGCGTTGAAAGGCAAGGGCCGGTCTCCAAGGCGGGCTGTGAAGTTGGACGAATTGTTGGAGCGATCAAGAGTCGGAGTTCCCACGTCCGGAAGTGGGGGAAACCCTTCGAGCGGCGCAAATCCATCTGCTGCCTCTCCAGCGGCAGAGCCACAACCTGGGGGACAGGAGGCACCGGTGGGCAGCGGGCCGACGGGTCCGTGGGGGCGGACGGTCAAGTGCGTGGTCATTCTCGCCGCCTTCAGTGATCACTGGGACAACGTCAACAACAAGGTCCAGGATGCGGAAGGGAGACCGAGAGGGGAATTCATCGATCTGTTCAACAAGACGGGTTACAGCGTCGGGGGAGCCATTGGATCGGTGAAGGATTTTTACCTGGAGAATTCTTATGGTGAGATGACGATTGAGTCAGAGGTCACCATCTGGGTGAAGCTGCCGCAAACGCAGGCGTGGTATGGGGACAATGCCCATGAAATTGCCGGTGAGCAGCGACTTAAACAACTGGCGCTGGATGCCATCAATGCCGCTGATGCCGCGGGTTTTGATTTCAGCCAGTCCGATGCGGACGGCGACGGGTTTGTGGATTTGCTGCATGTGATTTACTCCGGGCATTCCGAGGCATGGAGTGGCAATCCGTCCACGGCGATCTGGCCGAGACAGTGGCAGTTGGAAGATTCGATCACCCGGGATGGGCTGCAGTTGAATTTGTTCAGCACCAGTGAGGCGATCAAGGGGTCGGTCGCTACCAGCACCAGCATTGCGACGATCGGGGTGATCTGTCACGAGATCGGCCATCAGTTCGGATTGCCCGACTTGTATGACACCAGCCTCGAGTATCAGGGCGTGGGCACCTGGTGTTGCATGGGATACGGTTGCTGGGGAGCGGGATCGAGTCCGGGTGATGGGAGGCAGCCGGTGAATTTTTCCGCGCATTGCCGGCACTTGATGGGGTTCATCAAACCGTTGGCGGTCTTCGGTTCGGAGCGGATCGACCTGCCGGATATCAACACCAATGCGGCGGCCCATTTGGTGGTGCCAATGACTGGGACTTATCAACAAAACCATGAGTATTTTTTGGTGGAGAATCGGCGGCGGGTGGGATTTGATTCACAACTTCCTGGGGATGGCATCCTGATCTGGCACATTCTATCGAGCGAATGGGACAACGATTCTTCTGAGGCCGTGCATCCAGCAGTGCGGCTTGAGGAGGCTGCAGGTGGCGACACACTGGCCACTTCAAGGTATGCGACAGCCGCGCATTTGTGGCATGGCGCGAATGGCCTGGTGGGTGGGTTTACCGATACCACGGGCAGTGAGAACACCAATGCGATGAGGTATCAGGGGGGGCGATATTACACCCGCATCAATTCATCGGGAAGTCATTCAAAAATCCGCATGCGCAACTTTTCGGCGGCTTCGGCGGTGATGAGTTATGATTTGCAAACGGTGGTGCCAACGGTCTTGCCGCAATCCGTGGCGTCGGCCAATTACGCGGTGAGCTGGAATGTATCTTCGGATGCCACCGCTTATGAACTTCAGCAAGGCATTGCGGGAACGACCAACCTGTTTCTCGATGATACGGAATCCAAGGAGACGTTCTGGCGTTCGTGGACGACGACAGGCTTGGTGCTGCGTTCCGATGCGGGGGCGTTTTTTGGGAGCCACTCCTATCGAATGGCACCGTGGGACGATGATGTGGTGAATTTCATGGCGGGTCCGCACAGCATGCAGTTGAACCAGGATTTTGTTCTTACGCCGACCAGTTTGATTAGTTTTTATGTGCTTTCGCATGTGGTTGTCGGCAGTGGTTACCTGAGTGTTGAACTCTCGAAGGATGGCGGACTTACCTGGATTTCCATCGACAAGATCGCGGGTTATCAAGATTCCTGGACAGCCAAGTCCTACTCGTTTGCGTCGCTGGCCACGAAAGGCTTTGTGTCAGGGGATCGCTGTCTGCTGAGGTTGGCCACACGAATGGGAGAGGTGTGGGGCTGGTCGGGGTATCCAAGTTATGGCTTTGCCGTGGATTACATTCGAATGAGTGGGATTCAGATGCCCACCTATCATTCTTGGGCGATTGCTAGTTATGCCTCGTCGGCGATCAACAATCGATTGATCAGCAACAAACCTGTGGGCACTTATGCGTATCGGGCGCGTGCCATGGTGGGCGGTAACTGGCAATCTTATTCGGATCCGGTGGTTATTGAACGACTGCCGACGCCGTTTGAGACATGGGCTGCGGCTTTGCCTGCTGGTCAACGGGGGATGCTGCAAGATGCGGATCAGGATGGCGTGACCAACTCCATGGAATATGCTTTTGGCCGGCAGGGCAGTTCAAATACTGCTCCGCATGATGTTACCCAGTTGCCGGTGGTGGGAAGCGCCGTGTTTTCGGGCGGCAAACGGTTGACGATCACATTGGATTTGCCGGAAGCGCCTCCTGCGGAGGCGGTGTATGAGGTGCAGGTTGCCGATGACCTTGATGTTGACAGTTGGGCCACCATTCTTTCGAAAACCGGTGGTTCGGATTGGACGGGCGGGGCTTCGGTGACGTTCGAACCGCAGGCGGGGCAGCGCACCAAGTTCACGATTTATGATGTGGTTCGAATCGATGACGCCCTGCTGGGGCGGCGCTTCATGCGGTTGAAAGTGAGAGTTCCACCGTGA